CCAAGATCGTCCGGCAGGTCACCAGGGAGCTGGTCGATCGGTCCCCGGATGTGACCATCATCGTGGTGACCAACCCGCTGGATCAGATGACCGTCCTGGCCGCCGACGTGAGCGGCCTCCCTCGCCACCGGGTGATGGGACAGGCCGGCGTGCTGGACTCGTCCCGCTTCGCCCATTTCATCGCCGAGCGCCTCGAGGTGGACATCCTCTCGGTCGAGGCCCTGACCCTCGGTAGCCACGGCGCCACCATGGTCCCCGTGCCGTCCCGGTGCTTCGTGGACGGCCAGCCCCTCCCGGAGATACTTGCCCAGGAGGAGATCGATGCACTGGTGGAGCGAACCCGGGGTGGCGGCGCGGAGATCGTCGGCTACCTGAAGACCGGAAGCGCGTTCTATGCCCCTTCGTCTGCGGCGGCGCTCATGGCCCGGGCGATCCTCAACGACGAGGGCAGGGTGACGCCGGTGTGTGCCTGGCTCACGGGGGAATACGGGCTGTCGGACATCTACCTGGGCGTACCGGCCCGTCTGGGCGCCGCGGGTGTGGAAGAAGTGGTCGAACTCAACCTGACCGCTACCGAACGAGCCGGTCTCCACGCCGCAGCTGAGGCGGTGCGCGACAAGATCGAGGAGATGGAAGCGATCCTGGGCGCCTGAGGGTGCGACGGAACTCCCGGATCGAGCCGTGGCCGCCCATGCCGACTCCGTCCTCAGCATCCTCCTATAGTCACGGTCGGCCTTGGTGTCCGACCCGTACTGTCCGGCGATGAGGGAAGCAAGATGAACAAACGCGATCTGGCAGATGTGGTTGCCTACGAGACCGGAACGTCCCGGAGCCGGGCTATGGCGAGCGTCAACGTGGTGTTCGAGACGATCGCCGGGGCGCTCCGGGAGGGAGCGGACGTCCGGATCACGGGGTTCGGCACCTTCGCGGTGCGGCAGCGCAAGGCTCGGACCGGTCGCAATCCTCGGACCGGTGAGGCAGTCGAGATCCCAGCCACCAGATCCCCCGCCTTCAAGCCTTCGAAAGCCCTCAAGGACCGTATCAATAACTAGTTATAGTTGGTA
This is a stretch of genomic DNA from bacterium. It encodes these proteins:
- the mdh gene encoding malate dehydrogenase, which translates into the protein MTRSKKITVVGAGKYGSTTAQRLAAMDIAHEVVMTDIVEGLPQGLALDMNQSRPVEGYRTRVIGSNGYEETAGSDVGIITAGLARKPGMSRMDLLAVNAKIVRQVTRELVDRSPDVTIIVVTNPLDQMTVLAADVSGLPRHRVMGQAGVLDSSRFAHFIAERLEVDILSVEALTLGSHGATMVPVPSRCFVDGQPLPEILAQEEIDALVERTRGGGAEIVGYLKTGSAFYAPSSAAALMARAILNDEGRVTPVCAWLTGEYGLSDIYLGVPARLGAAGVEEVVELNLTATERAGLHAAAEAVRDKIEEMEAILGA
- a CDS encoding HU family DNA-binding protein — encoded protein: MNKRDLADVVAYETGTSRSRAMASVNVVFETIAGALREGADVRITGFGTFAVRQRKARTGRNPRTGEAVEIPATRSPAFKPSKALKDRINN